The DNA region CTGGAGATCCAATCCCAGGCGATCGACCTGCGCTTACCGGCGAGCGTGAGCTAAGGAAGTTCGATCGGGGAGATCGCACCGTTTCAGATATTTGCGGGCAGCTCCCAGCTTGTGGGGCTGCCCGTCATGCTGTTCGATCGGTTGGCTACTGCATGCGCGTCAAATTGGGGCCGCCTTCGATAGGAGCTGTCGCACCAGGTGACGTAGCGGATGGGCGTTTGATCGTAATCTCACATCATTCCAGCTTCGATCGCAGAGATTCAATTTTTCTGGCGCGTGTTTCGGCTTTTTTGCAATTCAAAAGCTGCTCTAGGAAGCCCCGTTTAAACGATCGAGATAGGGCGTGCCATGTTTCTAGATATTGATTTTGCTGGAGGAAGGATTCTAGATCAGGCGGCAGGGTCAGATTTTCAACTTCATCAAGGGCACTCCAAGCACCACTGGCTTGGGCAATTTCCACGATTCTTAAGCCGTTTGGGTGCATTTGGTTTTGCTCAATCAGCTTGCTAATTTTTTCTTTATTCACTCGGCTCCAGTAGCTCTTGGGATTGCGGGGGGAAATTCGCAATTTGGTTCGTTCGGAGTCAACTTTGTTGGGCAGGCTGTCAATCCAGCCATAGCAAAGCAAAACATCAACGATGTCTGAATAGGTGAAATCTGCTTTGTTGGACGATTTTTTATAAAAGACTAGCCAAACTGAGTTTTTTTGGTGCCAGTTTTGGTCTAGCCATCTGTTTAAATCTTGCAGGCGATCGATAGAAATTGACTGAATTTCGGTCATGACATTGCTGCCAAAGTTTCATGATTTGTCAAACATCACGGTTGATCTAAACCAACTGTCATGGGATGCAGCGTGCTTGGAACTACGGGCCCACTTGGATTGTGGGAGCGATCGCATCACTTCATCGATCTTGGGGGATGAGGCGCGATCGCTACAATGGGAAAACGCCAGCCCGATCGCGACCAGCGTTCAACAGTTCTCACTCATCCCCAGCCTATGTCGGATCCTAAACGCCCCATCCCGAATCATGATGCTGGCTTTCCCTGGGTGCGATCGCCCCAACACCTGTGGCTGATCGGAGCGGCAATCTCGACGGTGATCCTGTGGCAACTGCCGTGGGGTCACCAAATTTTGTACCCCTTTTCGATTCTGGCGACTTGGTTCCACGAAATGGGTCATGGGGTTGCTGCGATGCTGCTGGGCGGGCGGTTTGAGACGCTGTTACTCCATCCCAGTGGTGGCGGAGTGGCCCAACACAGCGGCCAGCTTTGGTTGGGGCCGATCGGGCGGGCCTTGGTGTCGGCTGGTGGGCCCTTGGGTGCGCCTTTGGCTGGCTACGGACTGTTGCGCCTTTCCCAAAAGCGCTTGCCTCGGGTGCAGTTGGGGCTGTTTTTGTTGGGTTGTGCGCTGTTGCTGTCGGTGTTGTTGTGGGTGCGCACGTTGTTTGGGGTGTTGGCGATCGGGGCTTTGGGCATTGCGATCGCGTTGATTCCGCTCTATGGATCCCCTTGGGTGCAATATTTTGCACTGCAATTTTTGAGTGTGCAGGCTTGCCTCAGTACCTTTTCCCGGCTGGACTATTTGTTCACTGAAAACTGCACAATTCAGGGTGTGGCGATGGTCTCGGATACGGGACAAATGGCCAAGCAGCTTTGGTTGCCCTATTGGTTTTGGGGAGCGCTGTTGGCGGCGATTTCGCTTTATTGTTTGGGGTCAGGTCTTTGGCGCTTGGTGCGATCGCGTCCCGATGGGTTTTGAGGTTGATTAAAGGGCGATCTCCGTCGGCTCGGAATGGTGTTCGACTCTAGCGGTGGCTTTATTTTGCCGAACAGCGATCTGACCGCTCCAGATGTGTCCCATGTTTCTCGGGCCAGAATGCCCCGCAGTGTTCAATGCTTTGCGGAGGTTGTGCCCAACTTGGTGGTGGAAATTAAATCCCAGAGCGATCGGGTGGTGAAGTTGCGCGACAAACTCACCATGTATTTAGAGCAGGGCGCTGAGGTGGCCCTGCTGGTGGATCCCGATCGGGAAATCGTGGAACTTTATCGGCTTTTGTAGATAGCAACTAACCCATGCAACCCCAAGGCATATTGATCTTTTTTTGTGGAAAGATGGGGGCGGGAAAATCCACCCAATCACGCCAAATTGCCCAAACGTTAAACGCAATTTTGATTTCAGAAGATGACTGGCTCAGTCAGCTTTATCCCCAGGAAATCCAAGGATTGGCAGACTATATCCAGTATTCTCGCCGCTTGAAAGGTTTACTTAAACAGCACTTGGCAACGTTGCTGAAGGCGGGACTCTCAGTTGTGATGGACTTTCCCGCTAATACAAAAACCCAGCGGG from Limnothrix sp. FACHB-406 includes:
- a CDS encoding Uma2 family endonuclease yields the protein MVFDSSGGFILPNSDLTAPDVSHVSRARMPRSVQCFAEVVPNLVVEIKSQSDRVVKLRDKLTMYLEQGAEVALLVDPDREIVELYRLL
- a CDS encoding YdeI/OmpD-associated family protein encodes the protein MNKEKISKLIEQNQMHPNGLRIVEIAQASGAWSALDEVENLTLPPDLESFLQQNQYLETWHALSRSFKRGFLEQLLNCKKAETRARKIESLRSKLE
- a CDS encoding ATP-binding protein, which produces MQPQGILIFFCGKMGAGKSTQSRQIAQTLNAILISEDDWLSQLYPQEIQGLADYIQYSRRLKGLLKQHLATLLKAGLSVVMDFPANTKTQRAWFQELIREHDLAYRFIYLDVDDQTCLDRIAQRRQEQPDRAQFDTEAMFHEVTRFFEPPTAEEGWVIEVI
- a CDS encoding M50 family metallopeptidase, with translation MSDPKRPIPNHDAGFPWVRSPQHLWLIGAAISTVILWQLPWGHQILYPFSILATWFHEMGHGVAAMLLGGRFETLLLHPSGGGVAQHSGQLWLGPIGRALVSAGGPLGAPLAGYGLLRLSQKRLPRVQLGLFLLGCALLLSVLLWVRTLFGVLAIGALGIAIALIPLYGSPWVQYFALQFLSVQACLSTFSRLDYLFTENCTIQGVAMVSDTGQMAKQLWLPYWFWGALLAAISLYCLGSGLWRLVRSRPDGF